Proteins found in one Alicyclobacillus cycloheptanicus genomic segment:
- the pilM gene encoding type IV pilus biogenesis protein PilM: protein MGNSVQVGIEFGRRAVRCAVLKRAGFAALGSAFELGPMTWDDADPVIADEYRAALRAIVKTEHLKGAHAVLGLPIGATVVRPHRLPPLAANLIGDAVRAEMESQMIVPFSDPAFDYAVFPGGDGPDATYVTIYAARREQVRALQAVVRSVGMRPIAVEPRSLALLRLLLHRRTDSLNGTALVVDVSQGALELTVVYRQVIVASRSVMFEQAQSSEEVAPILAQEVSRYLNFLQYGAIYGSPLQCDVVWLCTEEAHGDAWARALETVSHLPVWAVDLQAETERLISASRASLYAAAGGLALRKGRARWRRR, encoded by the coding sequence GTGGGGAACAGCGTACAAGTCGGTATCGAATTTGGGCGGCGTGCTGTGCGGTGCGCGGTGCTGAAGCGCGCGGGCTTTGCCGCTTTGGGGTCGGCGTTTGAGCTCGGCCCGATGACGTGGGACGACGCGGACCCGGTGATTGCGGACGAGTATCGCGCGGCGCTCCGGGCGATTGTCAAGACGGAACACCTGAAGGGGGCGCACGCGGTGCTTGGACTGCCGATTGGCGCAACTGTGGTGCGTCCGCACCGGCTGCCGCCGCTGGCTGCAAATCTGATTGGGGATGCGGTGCGTGCGGAGATGGAGAGCCAGATGATTGTGCCATTTTCCGATCCGGCCTTTGACTACGCCGTGTTTCCGGGCGGTGACGGGCCGGATGCCACCTACGTGACGATTTACGCGGCTCGGCGCGAGCAGGTTCGCGCCCTCCAGGCCGTGGTCCGTTCGGTCGGCATGCGGCCGATTGCCGTGGAGCCGCGCAGCCTGGCGCTGCTTCGCCTGCTGCTGCACCGCCGGACGGACAGCTTGAACGGCACCGCGCTGGTCGTGGACGTCAGCCAAGGCGCACTGGAGCTGACGGTCGTGTACCGCCAAGTGATTGTGGCATCGCGATCGGTCATGTTCGAGCAAGCGCAGTCGAGCGAAGAGGTTGCGCCCATCCTGGCGCAGGAAGTCAGCCGCTATTTGAACTTTTTGCAGTACGGCGCGATCTACGGCAGCCCGCTGCAGTGCGACGTGGTGTGGTTGTGCACAGAGGAAGCGCACGGGGATGCTTGGGCGCGCGCCCTTGAGACGGTGTCGCATCTGCCCGTGTGGGCGGTCGACTTGCAGGCCGAGACCGAACGTCTCATCTCTGCTTCCCGTGCGTCGTTGTACGCGGCCGCTGGCGGCCTGGCGCTGCGAAAGGGGCGAGCGAGATGGCGGCGGAGATAA
- a CDS encoding PilN domain-containing protein codes for MAAEINLLVDDPRGSGASLWWRNTLVGLFAVAAVCLLVSGWSQQHHARVLQTEGAQLQKQAALVSRPTQSRLAPGGGGRTTASGASTQRVPPASRMGGLYGRLMTALSGVSVEQLSWTPTETTITGSATDLTRVADAMDGLEKLPGVTSVQLTSASRGASGAAITFDIAIGWEVSS; via the coding sequence ATGGCGGCGGAGATAAACCTGCTGGTGGACGATCCCCGTGGCAGCGGGGCATCTTTGTGGTGGAGGAACACCTTGGTCGGGTTGTTCGCCGTTGCCGCAGTCTGCCTGCTCGTAAGTGGCTGGAGCCAACAGCATCACGCGCGGGTCCTGCAGACGGAGGGCGCTCAATTGCAAAAGCAGGCGGCCTTGGTGTCGCGGCCGACGCAGTCGAGGCTCGCACCAGGGGGCGGCGGCCGGACGACGGCTTCCGGCGCATCGACCCAGCGCGTTCCGCCAGCTTCTCGGATGGGCGGGCTGTACGGGCGGCTGATGACGGCGCTGTCGGGGGTGTCGGTCGAACAGCTGAGCTGGACGCCGACGGAAACCACCATCACGGGCAGCGCGACCGATCTCACCCGTGTCGCGGATGCCATGGACGGACTTGAAAAACTCCCGGGCGTGACGAGTGTCCAGTTGACGAGTGCGAGCCGGGGTGCGTCCGGCGCCGCCATCACGTTTGACATCGCGATCGGCTGGGAGGTTTCGTCATGA
- a CDS encoding PilW family protein — protein MTATRPDGFTLMELLAGAVMAALVLTAGVKLYIAIAAGFTRAVTFSELNQSAQNAISFIGRTVENAETAPAAVLGTSAGPSTLTVTTWNQSTYVFTYQPSSGTVTYTMSGSAQTGPMLLARDVVGVPWPVVRPSDDGDATLVTLDFQMQAPGPGGQPIQYETSTQVIANPSP, from the coding sequence ATGACCGCAACTCGACCCGATGGCTTCACCCTGATGGAGCTCTTGGCCGGGGCCGTCATGGCTGCGCTGGTGCTCACGGCAGGGGTCAAACTGTACATCGCGATCGCGGCTGGATTCACGCGGGCAGTCACGTTTTCCGAACTCAACCAGTCCGCGCAAAACGCGATTTCTTTCATCGGGCGCACCGTGGAGAACGCCGAGACGGCGCCAGCGGCTGTCCTCGGTACATCGGCTGGCCCGTCGACACTGACGGTCACCACCTGGAATCAGTCCACATACGTCTTCACGTACCAGCCATCCAGCGGCACGGTGACCTATACCATGAGCGGTTCAGCACAGACAGGACCCATGCTGTTGGCCCGGGACGTTGTCGGCGTGCCGTGGCCTGTGGTTCGTCCTTCCGATGATGGAGACGCCACCCTGGTCACGCTTGACTTTCAGATGCAGGCGCCCGGGCCGGGCGGCCAACCCATCCAATATGAAACATCGACGCAGGTCATTGCAAATCCCAGCCCCTAG
- a CDS encoding G5 and 3D domain-containing protein — MRLPKSTALYVSAAVAMLIGVTGANLHASANETSRVHDNGPRKIGQGTTEQSSFSDGQTIGEAETFLSRPKPLGPQPKTDTVHMFVEVKTQEIPFQTLRRYTDRLYQGQQRVLTYGVKGLLRIQSPCVYQDGTITNYHTMRQIVHQPRDEVIEVGTAHRPAPAASRSTVASRSDSSMIPMGTLTVVATAYVAGGRTSTGMAAEPGVVAVDPRVIPLGTKLYIPGIGVVRAEDTGGAIVGDRIDICVATQAEADAWGERTIKIYEIQ, encoded by the coding sequence GTGCGTCTACCAAAGTCCACGGCTCTGTATGTTTCAGCCGCTGTTGCCATGTTGATTGGTGTCACTGGAGCGAACCTGCATGCATCAGCGAATGAAACGTCACGAGTGCACGACAATGGTCCACGCAAGATCGGCCAAGGTACAACCGAACAGAGCAGTTTTTCAGATGGGCAAACGATTGGGGAAGCCGAGACCTTTCTCAGTCGACCGAAGCCATTGGGCCCACAACCAAAGACGGATACAGTGCACATGTTCGTCGAGGTCAAGACGCAAGAGATACCATTTCAGACCCTGCGGCGGTATACGGACCGGCTCTACCAGGGCCAGCAGCGTGTCCTGACGTACGGTGTGAAAGGGTTGCTGCGGATACAGTCACCATGCGTCTACCAAGACGGCACGATCACCAATTATCATACCATGCGGCAGATCGTGCATCAGCCACGCGACGAAGTCATCGAAGTGGGTACTGCCCATCGACCGGCGCCAGCGGCCAGCCGCTCCACGGTGGCGAGCCGTTCGGATTCGAGTATGATTCCGATGGGAACGCTGACGGTCGTGGCGACAGCCTATGTCGCGGGCGGCCGAACATCCACTGGCATGGCTGCGGAACCCGGCGTTGTGGCTGTGGATCCGCGCGTCATACCGCTCGGCACGAAGCTCTACATTCCAGGCATCGGGGTCGTGCGCGCTGAAGATACCGGCGGTGCCATCGTCGGCGACCGCATCGATATCTGTGTGGCGACGCAGGCCGAAGCAGATGCCTGGGGAGAACGAACCATCAAGATATACGAAATTCAGTAG